The following DNA comes from Terriglobia bacterium.
GCGCGGGCGTTCGCGTCGGTTCCAACGGGCACCCATTGAACGTCGCGCGGGGACAGACCGAACTTTGCCAGCAGCGCTACCGAATAGTTATATGGAGCATCGCCGATCTGGCTGACGGCGACTCGCTTGTTCTTCAGGTCCTTGGCGGTCTTGGTAGCGGCCGGCGCCATCAGCGCAAACATCCCTTTGTTGAGCGAGCTTCCCAGCAAGACAAGCGCGCTGGGATCGCGTGAACCGGCCTGCAGCGCCTGTTCCATCGACGAGTTCGTCATGGCCGCTTCGCCGCTGGAAATCATGGCGACGCCGATCGGGCCGGCGCCGAAAGCCAGATTCACATCCAGCCCGTATTTCTCGTAGTAGCCGCCGGCTTTCGCGATGAACATCGGCCAGGATGCGCCGCTGCGCGTCGGAAAGTTGATGGCAGTCTTTTGAAGCTGACCCTGCGCGATAAAGGCCGGCACCAA
Coding sequences within:
- a CDS encoding ABC transporter substrate-binding protein — encoded protein: MTKRIAFTVLIALVLLVPAFIAQGQLQKTAINFPTRSGASWPMFIAKAGGYYEKYGLDVNLAFGAGPIGVAMISSGEAAMTNSSMEQALQAGSRDPSALVLLGSSLNKGMFALMAPAATKTAKDLKNKRVAVSQIGDAPYNYSVALLAKFGLSPRDVQWVPVGTDANARAVALTSGRADATLLTAPSYFPLEKQGYKTLANMADYNDIYASTVYLFTRKTLTSNPKI